A segment of the Amycolatopsis thermophila genome:
CGAAACCGAGCCGGGCCACGTGCACGGCCAGCCAGTCCAGCTCGTCCCCGCCGGCGGTCAGCACGCACCACCCGTCGCCGTCGTCCTCGACGCGCCCCACCTGCGGCGGCACCAGGTCCCGCACCTCGCCGGCCGTCGCGTGCAGCCGCACCCGGGCCAGGTACCGGTACGGCGCCGCCGTCACCGACCGCTGGACGTACGTCACCGGGTCCGGGTGCTCCCGCGGCCGGAACCGCCAGGTCGTGGCCGCCACCTCGCGCATCCGGTCCAGCCGGAAGGTGCGCCAGTCGTCGCGGCCGGTGTCCCACGCCATCAGGTACCAGCGGCGGTTCGTGGCGACCATCCGCACCGGCTCGACCGTCCGCTCCTCCTCGTCGCCGCGGCGGGCGGTGTACCGGAACCGCACCCGCACCGCGTCGCGGCAGGCCCGCGCGAGCGTCATCAGCAGCTCGGCGTCGATCTCGACGCCGGGGCGCAGGAGGGTTTCGGTCGCGCCCTGCACCGCCCGCACCTCCGCGCGCAGCCGCGGCGGCATCACCTGGTCCAGCTTCGCGAGTGCCCGCAGCGCCGCTTCGCCGGCGCCGGCGATCGTGCCGCCCGAGGCCATCCGCAGCGAAACCGCCGTCGCGATCGCCTCCTCGTCGTCGAGGAGCAGCGGCGGCAGGCGGGTGCCCGCACCCAGCTGGTACCCGCCGCCGACCCCCGCCGTCGCCTGCACCGGGTAGCCGACCGCACGCAACCGCTCCACGTCCCGCCGCACCGACCGGTCCGTGACGCCCAGCTCCGCGGCCAGTTCAGCAGCCGTCCACGACGGCCGCCGTTGCAGCAGCGCCAGCAGCCGCAACACCCGCTCGGTGGTCGCTTCCACGCTCATGCCGGAAGCGTTCCACAGATCGCGGAACGAAGCTGTCCGCTATCTGCGCCAGGCTGACCTCATGAATTGGAACCCGCTGCTGCGCGAGCAGATCACCTGGCACTGGACGAACCAGCTGCGCGACCGCCTGGAGGGTCTCACCGACGACGAGTACTTCTGGGAACCGGCGCCCGGCTCGTGGAACGTGCGCCCCCGTGGCACGAGCACCGCGCCGGTGCAGGCCGGATCCGGAGCGATGACCATCGACTTCGCGTTCCCGCAGCCCGACCCGGCGCCGTTCACGACGATCGCGTGGCGTCTCGGGCACGTGATCGTGGGCGTGCTCGCGATGCGCAACGCCAGTCACTTCGGCCGCACCCCGACCGACTACCAGTCCTTCGAGTACGCGGCGACCGCGAAGGACGCGCTGGCCCAGCTCGACGCCGAATACGCCGCCTGGGTGGATGGCGTGGAATCCCTCGGCGAAGCCGGGCTCGCGCGTCCGGCCGGCGAGGCGGAGGGGCCGTTCGCCGGGTATCCGATGGGGGCGCTGGTGCTGCACATCAACCGCGAGCTGATCCACCACCTGTCCGAGGTGTGCCTGCTGCGCGACCTCTACCTGCACACCCGGCGGGGGGCGAGCTGAGATGGCGCGCGAAGTCCAGGTCACGTTCGACTGCGCCGACCCGGGCCGGCTCGCGGAGTTCTGGGCCGAGGCCCTCGGCTACCGGCTGCAGGCCCCGCCCCCGGGCTTCGACTCGTGGGAGCAGGCCCTGGAGGCGATGGGTGTGCCACCCGAGCGCCGCAACGCCGCGTCGGCGGTGGTCGACCCGGACGGCGCCGGCCCGCGGCTGTTCTTCCAGCGGGTGCCGGAGGGCAAGCAGGTGAAGAACCGGCTGCACGTCGACGTCCGCGCCGCCCCGGGACTCCAGGGCGAGGAGCGGATGGCGGCATTGGAAGCGGAGGCCGAACGGCTCGTCGCGCACGGCGCCACGCGCCTGAAGCGGTTCGAGCCGGAGCCCCCGCTCGCGTTCGGGCACATCGTCATGGCCGACCCCGAGGGCAACGAGTTCTGCCTGGACTAGCCGATGCCGTGCGTCCGGGAGGCCGGCCGGCGCGGGACCGTCAGTGGTCGTTGTAGAACGTTGTGGACCATGACTTCGGCGGGGTGACCGTTCGCCATCGGCGATCATCGAAAGCTGGTGCGGAAGCTGCTGCGGCCGCGCGAAGTACGGGGTCGGTACGGGTGGTCCCGGGACCGGATCGGCTAGTCGTCGAACCGGCCCCGGCGGCCGCGCTTCACGTCGCCCCGGCGTTTCTTCTCCGCGAGCCGCCGCTCCTTGGCGCCCCGCGACGGTTTGGTGGGGCGCCGGGGTGGGGGCGGGGGCGCGGAGGCCGACCGCAGCACCGCGACCAGGCGTTCGCGGGCCGCCTCGCGGTTGGCCAACTGGGCGCGGTACTCGCTCGCGGCGATCGTCAGCACCCCGTCCACCAGCCGGGACCGCAGCCGCTCCAGCAGGCGCGGCCGAAGGTCGTCCGGGATCGCCGGGGAACGCGCCACGTCGAAGGACAGCTCGACCCGCGAGTCGGTGGTGTTCACACCCTGCCCACCCGGTCCCGACGAGCGCGAGAACCGTTCGCGCAGCTCGGCGGCCGGGATCACCAGCCGCCGGGAAACGTGCAGATCAGAACCGGGGGTGGTCACCGCTCAGCACCGCGCGCGGCGCGCCGGTGTCCTCGCTCGTGCGGATCTCGCCGAGCACCCACGCGGGCACGTGCCGCGCGGTGAGCACGGCCAGCGCCCGGTCGACGTCCTCCGACCCGACCACCGCGACCATGCCGACGCCCATGTTGAACGTCTTCTCCATCTCGGCCCGCTCGACCTTGCCGCGCTGCTGGATCAGCGCGAACACCGGCGCCGGCGTCCACGTGCTGCGCTCCAGTTCGGCGCGCAGCCCGGCCGGGATGACCCGCGCCAGATTGGCCTCCAGCCCGCCGCCGGTGACGTGGGCGAACGTGCGCACGTCGGCCTCGGCGGCCAGCGCCAGGCAGTCCTTCGCGTAGATCCGCGTCGGCTCGAGCATCTCCTCGCCGAGGGTGCGGCCGAACTCCTCGACGTGCCCCTCCAGCGGCATCCGCGCGATCTCCAGCAGCACGTGCCGGGCCAGCGAGTAGCCGTTGGAGTGCAGGCCGGACGCGCCCATGCCGATGACCACGTCACCGGGGCGGACCCGCTCCGGCCCGAGCACCTCGGACGCCTCGACCACGCCGACGCCGGTGGCGGAGATGTCGTAGTCGTGCTCGCCCATCAGGCCCGGGTGCTCGGCGGTCTCGCCGCCCAGCAGCGCGCACCCGGCCTGGACGCAGCCCTCGGCGATGCCGGCGACCAGTGCGGCGATCTTCTCCGGGACCACCTTGCCGACGGCGATGTAGTCCTGCAGGAACAGCGGCTCGGCCCCGGTGACCACCAGGTCGTCCACGACCATCGCGACCAGGTCGATGCCGACCGTGTCGTGCTTGTCGAGCGCCTGCGCGACGGCGATCTTCGTGCCCACTCCGTCGGTGGAAGAAGCGAGCACCGGCTCCTTCCACCGGTCCAGCTTGAGCGAGAACAACCCGGCGAAGCCGCCGACCCCGCCCAGCACCTCGGGCCTGCTGGCGCGCTCCGCATGCGGCTTGAGCAGCTCGACGGCCTGGTCACCGGCCTCGATGTCGACGCCGGCGGCGGCATAGGTGGCGCTGGTGGACTCGCTCACGGCAAGCGGACTCCTGAACTCGACGGAACTCACGGACGCCGGACGGCATCCTCAGCACCGTACCCGGCCTG
Coding sequences within it:
- the purM gene encoding phosphoribosylformylglycinamidine cyclo-ligase — protein: MSESTSATYAAAGVDIEAGDQAVELLKPHAERASRPEVLGGVGGFAGLFSLKLDRWKEPVLASSTDGVGTKIAVAQALDKHDTVGIDLVAMVVDDLVVTGAEPLFLQDYIAVGKVVPEKIAALVAGIAEGCVQAGCALLGGETAEHPGLMGEHDYDISATGVGVVEASEVLGPERVRPGDVVIGMGASGLHSNGYSLARHVLLEIARMPLEGHVEEFGRTLGEEMLEPTRIYAKDCLALAAEADVRTFAHVTGGGLEANLARVIPAGLRAELERSTWTPAPVFALIQQRGKVERAEMEKTFNMGVGMVAVVGSEDVDRALAVLTARHVPAWVLGEIRTSEDTGAPRAVLSGDHPRF
- a CDS encoding DinB family protein produces the protein MNWNPLLREQITWHWTNQLRDRLEGLTDDEYFWEPAPGSWNVRPRGTSTAPVQAGSGAMTIDFAFPQPDPAPFTTIAWRLGHVIVGVLAMRNASHFGRTPTDYQSFEYAATAKDALAQLDAEYAAWVDGVESLGEAGLARPAGEAEGPFAGYPMGALVLHINRELIHHLSEVCLLRDLYLHTRRGAS
- a CDS encoding VOC family protein is translated as MAREVQVTFDCADPGRLAEFWAEALGYRLQAPPPGFDSWEQALEAMGVPPERRNAASAVVDPDGAGPRLFFQRVPEGKQVKNRLHVDVRAAPGLQGEERMAALEAEAERLVAHGATRLKRFEPEPPLAFGHIVMADPEGNEFCLD
- the arfB gene encoding alternative ribosome rescue aminoacyl-tRNA hydrolase ArfB; this translates as MTTPGSDLHVSRRLVIPAAELRERFSRSSGPGGQGVNTTDSRVELSFDVARSPAIPDDLRPRLLERLRSRLVDGVLTIAASEYRAQLANREAARERLVAVLRSASAPPPPPRRPTKPSRGAKERRLAEKKRRGDVKRGRRGRFDD
- a CDS encoding helix-turn-helix transcriptional regulator, with the protein product MSVEATTERVLRLLALLQRRPSWTAAELAAELGVTDRSVRRDVERLRAVGYPVQATAGVGGGYQLGAGTRLPPLLLDDEEAIATAVSLRMASGGTIAGAGEAALRALAKLDQVMPPRLRAEVRAVQGATETLLRPGVEIDAELLMTLARACRDAVRVRFRYTARRGDEEERTVEPVRMVATNRRWYLMAWDTGRDDWRTFRLDRMREVAATTWRFRPREHPDPVTYVQRSVTAAPYRYLARVRLHATAGEVRDLVPPQVGRVEDDGDGWCVLTAGGDELDWLAVHVARLGFEADVLEPPELRDAAARLAQRIAAIADAPGER